A genomic segment from Glycine max cultivar Williams 82 chromosome 1, Glycine_max_v4.0, whole genome shotgun sequence encodes:
- the LOC100779298 gene encoding metalloendoproteinase 5-MMP: MKSYLSAFLLFLLLLKLVDKSISSRVPPSSTKVIFKKIGENSLDNAKQKFSPQQPNSPPKQIEGLSFLKDYLSNFGYLQSSEPFNDYLDEETITAIKTYQQYFNLQPTGNINNETLHQILLPRCAVPDMNFYYNFTDLKSWPKAGNQWFPMGKSLLTYGFQPMNEMTAEMKKVFTDAFTRWVRATAGVLKLTETTYDNADIKVGFYRFDGRFKNLLFGGSVIRYQPDSNVTTGEIRLDLTDLWALPREEDMLSQDGVLDLESAAMHQIGHLLGLDHSNKEDSVMYPYMLPSQKRKVELSVSDKDNILQQYANGNSGHGGRWGVLLFTILSLGFAFFVLGY; the protein is encoded by the coding sequence ATGAAATCATACCTTTCTGCATTCCTATTATTCCTTCTCCTCCTTAAGCTTGTTGATAAATCCATCTCTTCACGTGTCCCTCCTTCTTCAACCAAAGTAATATTCAAGAAGATTGGTGAGAATTCATTGGACAATGCCAAACAAAAGTTCTCTCCCCAACAGCCAAACTCACCACCGAAGCAAATCGAAGGCCTATCTTTCTTGAAAGACTACTTATCTAACTTCGGCTACCTTCAATCCTCCGAGCCATTCAACGATTATTTGGACGAGGAAACCATAACAGCTATTAAGACCTACCAGCAATATTTCAATCTTCAACCTACTGGTAACATAAACAACGAGACACTTCATCAAATCTTACTACCACGATGTGCTGTTCCCGACATGAATTTCTACTACAACTTCACCGACCTCAAGTCGTGGCCCAAAGCCGGGAACCAGTGGTTCCCCATGGGCAAGAGCCTCCTCACCTACGGTTTTCAACCCATGAATGAAATGACAGCCGAAATGAAGAAGGTGTTCACAGATGCCTTCACGCGCTGGGTGCGTGCCACAGCTGGAGTTTTGAAACTCACGGAGACAACCTATGACAACGCCGACATCAAGGTTGGGTTCTATAGATTCGATGGCCGCTTTAAGAATTTGTTGTTTGGTGGCAGCGTTATCAGATATCAACCTGATTCTAATGTCACCACAGGTGAGATTCGTCTCGACCTTACCGATTTATGGGCCCTGCCTAGAGAGGAGGATATGCTGTCACAGGATGGTGTTTTGGACTTGGAGAGTGCGGCGATGCATCAGATAGGGCATCTTCTAGGGCTTGACCACTCTAACAAAGAGGACTCTGTTATGTACCCTTACATGTTGCCCTCACAGAAACGGAAGGTGGAGCTTTCGGTTTCTGACAAGGACAACATTCTACAACAGTATGCTAATGGCAACTCAGGCCACGGTGGGCGCTGGGGAGTGCTTTTATTTACCATTTTGTCTCTTGGATTTGCTTTTTTTGTATTAGGCTATTAG